Proteins from a genomic interval of Trifolium pratense cultivar HEN17-A07 linkage group LG6, ARS_RC_1.1, whole genome shotgun sequence:
- the LOC123891322 gene encoding ABC transporter B family member 26, chloroplastic-like isoform X1, with the protein MSSSSFSIISNLLPSPHSNIHNFHTFFISNHKKPQTSFLISKFSHHSSNFHNTLAAKHLRSPASILPGGDWWTLPNHPEEDDAEPTAAMLALRRMWDLVADERWVALGAFGSLVIAALSEITMPSILAASIFSAQSGETVAFSRNAMFLVLLCFTSGICSGLRSGCFGILNVTLVKRLRENLYATILFQDISYFDKDKVGTLTSRLAADCQRLSHVIGNDLQLILRNTFQGTGAIINLLALSWPLALSALMICAVLSAIFLVYGRYQRKAARLTQDFTACANDVAQETLSLIRIVRVYGTGKEEFERYHQWLQKLAFISVRESVGNGFWNLSFNTLYRSTQIVAVIFGGMSVLSCRVTAEQLTKYVLYCEWLIYAAWRVTNSLSSLLQSIGASEQIFQLMNLLPCDQFLVKGIKLQRLIGHIQFVNVSFQYPARSMMPVLDHLNFSVKPNQVIAIVGLSGSGKSTLINLLLRLYEPSSGQIFIDGIPLKELDIRWLRQNIGYVSQEHHIFHMDIKSNIKYGCPRNINQGDVEQAAKLAYAHDFISSLPNGYETLVDDNVLSGGQKQRIAIARAILRDPVIMILDEPTSALDSESEHYIKEVLYAFKNESKSRTTIIIAHRLSTVKAADRIIVMDNGQIIEMGNHEELIVKNGLYAKLNKFQADIVVT; encoded by the exons ATGTCCTCCTCCTCCTTCTCCATCATATCAAATTTACTTCCTTCCCCACACTCCAACATTCACAACTTCCACACCTTCTTCATCTCCAACCACAAGAAACCCCAAACCTCTTTTCTCATATCCAAATTCTCCCATCATTCCTCTAACTTCCATAACACTCTCGCCGCCAAACACCTCCGGTCCCCTGCCTCCATTTTACCCGGAGGTGATTGGTGGACATTACCAAATCATCCCGAAGAAGACGATGCAGAACCGACTGCGGCGATGCTCGCTCTCAGACGAATGTGGGATTTGGTTGCTGATGAGCGCTGGGTCGCACTTGGAGCTTTCGGGTCTCTTGTCATTGCTGCT CTTTCCGAAATCACCATGCCAAGTATATTAGCAGCATCAATATTTTCAGCACAGAGTGGTGAGACTGTGGCATTTTCTAGGAATGCAATGTTTTTGGTTCTTCTATGTTTTACTTCAGGGATATGCAG TGGTTTGCGAAGTGGCTGCTTTGGGATTTTGAATGTAACATTG GTAAAGCGTCTACGAGAAAACTTGTATGCAACCATTCTTTTTCAG GACATATCTTATTTTGATAAAGACAAAGTTGGTACCTTGACAAGCAGGCTCGCCGCAGATTGTCAACGGCTTTCGCATGTTATAGGAAATGATCTTCAGTTGATATTACGCAACACTTTCCAG GGAACAGGAGCGATAATTAATTTACTGGCTTTATCTTGGCCTCTAGCATTATCTGCATTGATGATTTGTGCTGTGTTATCTGCAATTTTCCTGGTTTATGGCAG GTATCAAAGAAAAGCAGCAAGGTTAACCCAAGATTTCACAGCTTGTGCCAATGAC GTAGCTCAGGAGACACTTTCTTTGATAAGAATTGTTCGAGTGTATGGAACCGGAAAAGAAGAATTTGAAAG GTACCATCAGTGGCTACAAAAATTAGCATTTATTAGCGTTCGAGAGAGTGTGGGTAATGGTTTCTGGAACCTGAGCTTTAACACTCTTTATCGGTCAACTCAG ATAGTTGCAGTGATTTTTGGCGGAATGTCTGTCCTCAGCTGTCGTGTAACTGCTGAGCAACTTACTAAGTATGTATTATACTGTGAGTGGTTGATTTATGCTGCTTGGAGGGTGACAAACAGCTTATCATCATTACTGCAGTCCATTGGAGCATCTGAACAAATTTTCCAATTGATGAATCTTTTGCCCTGTGACCAATTCTTAGTGAAAG GAATTAAGTTGCAGAGGTTAATAGGTCATATTCAGTTTGTAAATGTATCATTTCAATATCCAGCAAGGAGTATG ATGCCTGTTCTAGATCACTTAAACTTCTCTGTAAAACCAAATCAAGTCATTGCCATT GTTGGTCTGAGTGGTAGTGGAAAAAGCACATTAATCAACCTTTTACTTCGTCTCTATGAGCCTAGTAGCGGCCAG ATATTTATTGATGGTATCCCTCTTAAGGAGTTGGATATCAGGTGGCTGAGGCAGAACATCGGATATGTTTCACAG GAACACCATATCTTTCACATGGACATAAAGTCAAACATAAAATATGGTTGCCCTAGGAACATAAATCAAGGAGATGTTGAACAGGCAGCAAAACTAGCCTATGCCCATGACTTTATTTCATCACTTCCTAATGGTTATGAAACCCTTGTTGATGACAATGTACTTAGCGGGGGACAAAAGCAGCGAATCGCCATTGCGAGGGCCATTCTTAGGGACCCTGTTATTATGATTCTTGACGAACCAACCAGTGCCTTGGATTCTGAAAGTGAGCATTACATCAAG GAGGTATTGTATGCATTCAAAAATGAATCTAAATCAAGAACCACCATTATCATAGCACATAG GCTTTCTACTGTAAAAGCTGCTGACAGGATCATTGTTATGGATAATGGTCAGATTATTGAG ATGGGTAACCATGAAGAGCTTATAGTCAAGAATGGACTCTATGCGaagttaaataaatttcaagCAGATATTGTTGTAACTTGA
- the LOC123891322 gene encoding ABC transporter B family member 26, chloroplastic-like isoform X4 codes for MQPFFFRLAADCQRLSHVIGNDLQLILRNTFQGTGAIINLLALSWPLALSALMICAVLSAIFLVYGRYQRKAARLTQDFTACANDVAQETLSLIRIVRVYGTGKEEFERYHQWLQKLAFISVRESVGNGFWNLSFNTLYRSTQIVAVIFGGMSVLSCRVTAEQLTKYVLYCEWLIYAAWRVTNSLSSLLQSIGASEQIFQLMNLLPCDQFLVKGIKLQRLIGHIQFVNVSFQYPARSMMPVLDHLNFSVKPNQVIAIVGLSGSGKSTLINLLLRLYEPSSGQIFIDGIPLKELDIRWLRQNIGYVSQEHHIFHMDIKSNIKYGCPRNINQGDVEQAAKLAYAHDFISSLPNGYETLVDDNVLSGGQKQRIAIARAILRDPVIMILDEPTSALDSESEHYIKEVLYAFKNESKSRTTIIIAHRLSTVKAADRIIVMDNGQIIEMGNHEELIVKNGLYAKLNKFQADIVVT; via the exons ATGCAACCATTCTTTTTCAG GCTCGCCGCAGATTGTCAACGGCTTTCGCATGTTATAGGAAATGATCTTCAGTTGATATTACGCAACACTTTCCAG GGAACAGGAGCGATAATTAATTTACTGGCTTTATCTTGGCCTCTAGCATTATCTGCATTGATGATTTGTGCTGTGTTATCTGCAATTTTCCTGGTTTATGGCAG GTATCAAAGAAAAGCAGCAAGGTTAACCCAAGATTTCACAGCTTGTGCCAATGAC GTAGCTCAGGAGACACTTTCTTTGATAAGAATTGTTCGAGTGTATGGAACCGGAAAAGAAGAATTTGAAAG GTACCATCAGTGGCTACAAAAATTAGCATTTATTAGCGTTCGAGAGAGTGTGGGTAATGGTTTCTGGAACCTGAGCTTTAACACTCTTTATCGGTCAACTCAG ATAGTTGCAGTGATTTTTGGCGGAATGTCTGTCCTCAGCTGTCGTGTAACTGCTGAGCAACTTACTAAGTATGTATTATACTGTGAGTGGTTGATTTATGCTGCTTGGAGGGTGACAAACAGCTTATCATCATTACTGCAGTCCATTGGAGCATCTGAACAAATTTTCCAATTGATGAATCTTTTGCCCTGTGACCAATTCTTAGTGAAAG GAATTAAGTTGCAGAGGTTAATAGGTCATATTCAGTTTGTAAATGTATCATTTCAATATCCAGCAAGGAGTATG ATGCCTGTTCTAGATCACTTAAACTTCTCTGTAAAACCAAATCAAGTCATTGCCATT GTTGGTCTGAGTGGTAGTGGAAAAAGCACATTAATCAACCTTTTACTTCGTCTCTATGAGCCTAGTAGCGGCCAG ATATTTATTGATGGTATCCCTCTTAAGGAGTTGGATATCAGGTGGCTGAGGCAGAACATCGGATATGTTTCACAG GAACACCATATCTTTCACATGGACATAAAGTCAAACATAAAATATGGTTGCCCTAGGAACATAAATCAAGGAGATGTTGAACAGGCAGCAAAACTAGCCTATGCCCATGACTTTATTTCATCACTTCCTAATGGTTATGAAACCCTTGTTGATGACAATGTACTTAGCGGGGGACAAAAGCAGCGAATCGCCATTGCGAGGGCCATTCTTAGGGACCCTGTTATTATGATTCTTGACGAACCAACCAGTGCCTTGGATTCTGAAAGTGAGCATTACATCAAG GAGGTATTGTATGCATTCAAAAATGAATCTAAATCAAGAACCACCATTATCATAGCACATAG GCTTTCTACTGTAAAAGCTGCTGACAGGATCATTGTTATGGATAATGGTCAGATTATTGAG ATGGGTAACCATGAAGAGCTTATAGTCAAGAATGGACTCTATGCGaagttaaataaatttcaagCAGATATTGTTGTAACTTGA
- the LOC123891322 gene encoding ABC transporter B family member 26, chloroplastic-like isoform X3 yields MFYFRDMQVKRLRENLYATILFQDISYFDKDKVGTLTSRLAADCQRLSHVIGNDLQLILRNTFQGTGAIINLLALSWPLALSALMICAVLSAIFLVYGRYQRKAARLTQDFTACANDVAQETLSLIRIVRVYGTGKEEFERYHQWLQKLAFISVRESVGNGFWNLSFNTLYRSTQIVAVIFGGMSVLSCRVTAEQLTKYVLYCEWLIYAAWRVTNSLSSLLQSIGASEQIFQLMNLLPCDQFLVKGIKLQRLIGHIQFVNVSFQYPARSMMPVLDHLNFSVKPNQVIAIVGLSGSGKSTLINLLLRLYEPSSGQIFIDGIPLKELDIRWLRQNIGYVSQEHHIFHMDIKSNIKYGCPRNINQGDVEQAAKLAYAHDFISSLPNGYETLVDDNVLSGGQKQRIAIARAILRDPVIMILDEPTSALDSESEHYIKEVLYAFKNESKSRTTIIIAHRLSTVKAADRIIVMDNGQIIEMGNHEELIVKNGLYAKLNKFQADIVVT; encoded by the exons ATGTTTTACTTCAGGGATATGCAG GTAAAGCGTCTACGAGAAAACTTGTATGCAACCATTCTTTTTCAG GACATATCTTATTTTGATAAAGACAAAGTTGGTACCTTGACAAGCAGGCTCGCCGCAGATTGTCAACGGCTTTCGCATGTTATAGGAAATGATCTTCAGTTGATATTACGCAACACTTTCCAG GGAACAGGAGCGATAATTAATTTACTGGCTTTATCTTGGCCTCTAGCATTATCTGCATTGATGATTTGTGCTGTGTTATCTGCAATTTTCCTGGTTTATGGCAG GTATCAAAGAAAAGCAGCAAGGTTAACCCAAGATTTCACAGCTTGTGCCAATGAC GTAGCTCAGGAGACACTTTCTTTGATAAGAATTGTTCGAGTGTATGGAACCGGAAAAGAAGAATTTGAAAG GTACCATCAGTGGCTACAAAAATTAGCATTTATTAGCGTTCGAGAGAGTGTGGGTAATGGTTTCTGGAACCTGAGCTTTAACACTCTTTATCGGTCAACTCAG ATAGTTGCAGTGATTTTTGGCGGAATGTCTGTCCTCAGCTGTCGTGTAACTGCTGAGCAACTTACTAAGTATGTATTATACTGTGAGTGGTTGATTTATGCTGCTTGGAGGGTGACAAACAGCTTATCATCATTACTGCAGTCCATTGGAGCATCTGAACAAATTTTCCAATTGATGAATCTTTTGCCCTGTGACCAATTCTTAGTGAAAG GAATTAAGTTGCAGAGGTTAATAGGTCATATTCAGTTTGTAAATGTATCATTTCAATATCCAGCAAGGAGTATG ATGCCTGTTCTAGATCACTTAAACTTCTCTGTAAAACCAAATCAAGTCATTGCCATT GTTGGTCTGAGTGGTAGTGGAAAAAGCACATTAATCAACCTTTTACTTCGTCTCTATGAGCCTAGTAGCGGCCAG ATATTTATTGATGGTATCCCTCTTAAGGAGTTGGATATCAGGTGGCTGAGGCAGAACATCGGATATGTTTCACAG GAACACCATATCTTTCACATGGACATAAAGTCAAACATAAAATATGGTTGCCCTAGGAACATAAATCAAGGAGATGTTGAACAGGCAGCAAAACTAGCCTATGCCCATGACTTTATTTCATCACTTCCTAATGGTTATGAAACCCTTGTTGATGACAATGTACTTAGCGGGGGACAAAAGCAGCGAATCGCCATTGCGAGGGCCATTCTTAGGGACCCTGTTATTATGATTCTTGACGAACCAACCAGTGCCTTGGATTCTGAAAGTGAGCATTACATCAAG GAGGTATTGTATGCATTCAAAAATGAATCTAAATCAAGAACCACCATTATCATAGCACATAG GCTTTCTACTGTAAAAGCTGCTGACAGGATCATTGTTATGGATAATGGTCAGATTATTGAG ATGGGTAACCATGAAGAGCTTATAGTCAAGAATGGACTCTATGCGaagttaaataaatttcaagCAGATATTGTTGTAACTTGA
- the LOC123891322 gene encoding ABC transporter B family member 26, chloroplastic-like isoform X2, producing MSSSSFSIISNLLPSPHSNIHNFHTFFISNHKKPQTSFLISKFSHHSSNFHNTLAAKHLRSPASILPGGDWWTLPNHPEEDDAEPTAAMLALRRMWDLVADERWVALGAFGSLVIAALSEITMPSILAASIFSAQSGETVAFSRNAMFLVLLCFTSGICRLAADCQRLSHVIGNDLQLILRNTFQGTGAIINLLALSWPLALSALMICAVLSAIFLVYGRYQRKAARLTQDFTACANDVAQETLSLIRIVRVYGTGKEEFERYHQWLQKLAFISVRESVGNGFWNLSFNTLYRSTQIVAVIFGGMSVLSCRVTAEQLTKYVLYCEWLIYAAWRVTNSLSSLLQSIGASEQIFQLMNLLPCDQFLVKGIKLQRLIGHIQFVNVSFQYPARSMMPVLDHLNFSVKPNQVIAIVGLSGSGKSTLINLLLRLYEPSSGQIFIDGIPLKELDIRWLRQNIGYVSQEHHIFHMDIKSNIKYGCPRNINQGDVEQAAKLAYAHDFISSLPNGYETLVDDNVLSGGQKQRIAIARAILRDPVIMILDEPTSALDSESEHYIKEVLYAFKNESKSRTTIIIAHRLSTVKAADRIIVMDNGQIIEMGNHEELIVKNGLYAKLNKFQADIVVT from the exons ATGTCCTCCTCCTCCTTCTCCATCATATCAAATTTACTTCCTTCCCCACACTCCAACATTCACAACTTCCACACCTTCTTCATCTCCAACCACAAGAAACCCCAAACCTCTTTTCTCATATCCAAATTCTCCCATCATTCCTCTAACTTCCATAACACTCTCGCCGCCAAACACCTCCGGTCCCCTGCCTCCATTTTACCCGGAGGTGATTGGTGGACATTACCAAATCATCCCGAAGAAGACGATGCAGAACCGACTGCGGCGATGCTCGCTCTCAGACGAATGTGGGATTTGGTTGCTGATGAGCGCTGGGTCGCACTTGGAGCTTTCGGGTCTCTTGTCATTGCTGCT CTTTCCGAAATCACCATGCCAAGTATATTAGCAGCATCAATATTTTCAGCACAGAGTGGTGAGACTGTGGCATTTTCTAGGAATGCAATGTTTTTGGTTCTTCTATGTTTTACTTCAGGGATATGCAG GCTCGCCGCAGATTGTCAACGGCTTTCGCATGTTATAGGAAATGATCTTCAGTTGATATTACGCAACACTTTCCAG GGAACAGGAGCGATAATTAATTTACTGGCTTTATCTTGGCCTCTAGCATTATCTGCATTGATGATTTGTGCTGTGTTATCTGCAATTTTCCTGGTTTATGGCAG GTATCAAAGAAAAGCAGCAAGGTTAACCCAAGATTTCACAGCTTGTGCCAATGAC GTAGCTCAGGAGACACTTTCTTTGATAAGAATTGTTCGAGTGTATGGAACCGGAAAAGAAGAATTTGAAAG GTACCATCAGTGGCTACAAAAATTAGCATTTATTAGCGTTCGAGAGAGTGTGGGTAATGGTTTCTGGAACCTGAGCTTTAACACTCTTTATCGGTCAACTCAG ATAGTTGCAGTGATTTTTGGCGGAATGTCTGTCCTCAGCTGTCGTGTAACTGCTGAGCAACTTACTAAGTATGTATTATACTGTGAGTGGTTGATTTATGCTGCTTGGAGGGTGACAAACAGCTTATCATCATTACTGCAGTCCATTGGAGCATCTGAACAAATTTTCCAATTGATGAATCTTTTGCCCTGTGACCAATTCTTAGTGAAAG GAATTAAGTTGCAGAGGTTAATAGGTCATATTCAGTTTGTAAATGTATCATTTCAATATCCAGCAAGGAGTATG ATGCCTGTTCTAGATCACTTAAACTTCTCTGTAAAACCAAATCAAGTCATTGCCATT GTTGGTCTGAGTGGTAGTGGAAAAAGCACATTAATCAACCTTTTACTTCGTCTCTATGAGCCTAGTAGCGGCCAG ATATTTATTGATGGTATCCCTCTTAAGGAGTTGGATATCAGGTGGCTGAGGCAGAACATCGGATATGTTTCACAG GAACACCATATCTTTCACATGGACATAAAGTCAAACATAAAATATGGTTGCCCTAGGAACATAAATCAAGGAGATGTTGAACAGGCAGCAAAACTAGCCTATGCCCATGACTTTATTTCATCACTTCCTAATGGTTATGAAACCCTTGTTGATGACAATGTACTTAGCGGGGGACAAAAGCAGCGAATCGCCATTGCGAGGGCCATTCTTAGGGACCCTGTTATTATGATTCTTGACGAACCAACCAGTGCCTTGGATTCTGAAAGTGAGCATTACATCAAG GAGGTATTGTATGCATTCAAAAATGAATCTAAATCAAGAACCACCATTATCATAGCACATAG GCTTTCTACTGTAAAAGCTGCTGACAGGATCATTGTTATGGATAATGGTCAGATTATTGAG ATGGGTAACCATGAAGAGCTTATAGTCAAGAATGGACTCTATGCGaagttaaataaatttcaagCAGATATTGTTGTAACTTGA